Proteins encoded together in one Bradyrhizobium sp. CB82 window:
- the blaOXA gene encoding class D beta-lactamase — translation MKLATLSPLTRRAAIRLSISAVALMACGRRLRAGTTERNDLDGVFRDNNVTGTFVLYDVAGDHLTLVNPARAQTRFVPASTFKIANTIIALETGVVKDENEIIPYGGKPQPFKQWEKDMSMREAIALSAVPIYQEIARRVGLARYHDWLARLDYGNRKTGESVDTFWLDGPLETSAVEQARFVARLARQKLDASVRAQSITREIIRLESKDGKSLYGKTGWRFSSTPNLGWWTGWVERDGKILAFSLNIDMPGAATDAPKRVAIGKAMLSQLGVL, via the coding sequence ATGAAGCTTGCAACGCTCTCGCCCCTGACGCGCCGCGCGGCGATCCGCCTGTCGATCAGCGCCGTGGCCCTGATGGCGTGCGGGCGGCGCCTGAGGGCAGGCACGACCGAACGCAATGACCTCGACGGCGTCTTCCGGGACAACAATGTCACGGGAACTTTCGTGCTCTACGACGTCGCTGGCGATCACCTGACCCTCGTCAATCCGGCGCGGGCGCAAACGCGTTTCGTTCCGGCCTCGACCTTCAAGATCGCCAATACCATCATTGCGCTCGAGACCGGCGTCGTGAAGGACGAGAACGAGATCATCCCCTATGGCGGCAAGCCGCAGCCGTTCAAGCAGTGGGAGAAGGACATGTCGATGCGCGAGGCGATCGCGCTATCCGCCGTCCCGATCTATCAGGAGATTGCCCGCCGCGTGGGTCTTGCGCGTTATCACGACTGGCTGGCGCGTCTCGACTACGGTAACCGCAAGACCGGCGAGAGCGTCGACACCTTCTGGCTCGATGGTCCCCTGGAAACCAGCGCGGTCGAGCAGGCCCGCTTCGTTGCCCGCCTCGCACGGCAGAAGCTGGATGCCTCGGTACGCGCGCAATCGATCACCCGCGAAATCATCCGGCTTGAAAGCAAGGACGGCAAGTCTCTCTACGGCAAGACCGGCTGGCGCTTCTCCAGCACGCCGAATCTCGGCTGGTGGACCGGCTGGGTCGAACGCGACGGAAAGATTTTGGCGTTCTCGCTGAACATCGACATGCCAGGGGCGGCTACCGATGCGCCGAAACGCGTTGCGATCGGAAAGGCGATGCTGTCCCAGCTCGGCGTGCTCTGA